In Nitrospira sp., the following are encoded in one genomic region:
- a CDS encoding response regulator, protein MAILIVDDSPDERLLLHHLLKSSGYRDLITVSSARDAFTHLDLDHRGAHGIAIDLILMDIKMPDMDGIEACRRIKALDAFVGVPIIIVTARNQRDWLQSAFDAGATDYIRKPVEQVELLARVKSALKLKQETEARKNWEQEVTKTITDLDRTVRDIAALQQLIPVCPSCRTSQPAHIPETALNKYVRAHPETKFLDLICSKCVGR, encoded by the coding sequence GTGGCCATTTTGATCGTCGACGACTCGCCTGACGAGCGTCTCCTACTCCATCATCTCCTGAAGAGCTCCGGGTATCGGGACTTGATCACCGTCTCTTCCGCTCGCGATGCATTTACCCATTTGGACCTCGATCATCGGGGTGCACATGGTATCGCGATAGATCTGATTTTGATGGACATCAAGATGCCAGACATGGATGGCATCGAGGCCTGCCGCCGCATCAAGGCCCTCGATGCGTTTGTAGGGGTTCCAATCATCATCGTGACGGCTCGGAACCAACGGGACTGGCTCCAGTCGGCGTTCGATGCCGGGGCGACGGACTACATCAGAAAACCGGTCGAGCAGGTAGAGCTCCTCGCACGAGTGAAATCTGCTCTCAAACTCAAGCAAGAAACGGAAGCGAGAAAGAATTGGGAACAAGAGGTCACAAAAACCATCACCGACCTCGACCGCACCGTTCGCGACATCGCCGCATTACAACAACTGATCCCTGTGTGCCCATCCTGTAGAACATCTCAGCCCGCACACATACCCGAAACCGCCCTGAACAAGTACGTACGGGCTCATCCTGAGACGAAATTCCTGGATCTCATCTGCTCCAAGTGTGTAGGGCGCTGA
- a CDS encoding ATP-binding protein: MSELNHPVPAVGSASEGSAAGHLIPVGSHRRRASDSQLKQPERKLRHLRPVWIVLILLIPCVALTLYYSQVVAPGSEESGFFLPTTSYALVLLLVNLDLIGFVVLVLLLSRNLIKAYFERRHRLVGSGFRTKLIAAFIGFSLIPTLLLAFVASGLVNKAVDMWFSEHIEKVMKDSYEVARMQHAGHVALAVNSARAISQELFREDMLTPVQRDLLIAAMARKRMEYGVAGIEVFSNKMETLTKALDGEIPSGVLDLPISQLVLQVINGRQEFTSVQEAQTGRLVRAAIPVASGSRRGELEGVVVVETYVPESLLTKMEGIGRQYTAYKQIKAMKNPIKAGAYFFVAVVAVLILFSATWFGFYVARGITVPIQRLAEATEAVAQGDLSVQIDAKATDEIGTLIESFNRMTQDLQGSKSKLEEANLTLRNTNVELDRRRAYIETVVDTIAAGLLSIDRNGMITTFNPSAERILGLDADRFRGRSANEVFKEFGLDSFQTAYDRMLADERDDLDLEGQLDLQGKLITIGLKGSRMRDEANKDLGFVLVFEDLTELIKAQKVAAWQEVAKRVAHEIKNPLTPIQLSAQRLRKKFFEQSPDLDRVFDDATNVIINEVGSLKQMLDEFSKFARLPAPQMTRQSLHDVIREVATLYREAQKDIELMVDLDEDLPSINFDREQLRRVFVNLFDNAVQAMNQKGRLWVGTKYDTKRRRVVVTVADEGPGIAPEDQERLFVPYFTRKKTGTGLGLAIVRRIITDHEGQIQVGNNHPKGAVFTFDLSV, encoded by the coding sequence ATGTCTGAGCTGAATCATCCCGTACCTGCCGTAGGTTCTGCTTCCGAAGGAAGTGCTGCTGGTCACCTCATCCCAGTCGGCAGTCACCGGCGTCGTGCTTCGGACAGCCAACTCAAGCAGCCTGAGCGGAAACTACGCCATCTTCGTCCTGTCTGGATCGTTCTGATTCTTCTCATCCCCTGCGTGGCCCTCACGCTGTATTACTCCCAAGTTGTTGCGCCGGGCTCCGAAGAGAGCGGTTTCTTCCTACCGACGACCAGCTACGCACTGGTTCTCCTCCTGGTCAATTTGGATCTGATCGGTTTCGTGGTGCTGGTACTTCTCTTGTCCAGAAATTTGATCAAAGCGTATTTCGAACGTCGGCACCGTCTCGTTGGATCAGGATTTCGCACCAAACTTATCGCTGCGTTTATCGGGTTCTCACTGATCCCGACGCTGCTCCTGGCCTTCGTCGCGAGCGGGCTGGTCAACAAGGCCGTCGATATGTGGTTCAGCGAGCACATCGAGAAGGTCATGAAAGACTCGTATGAGGTGGCTCGTATGCAGCATGCTGGGCATGTCGCGCTCGCGGTCAACAGCGCACGGGCCATTTCTCAGGAACTGTTTCGCGAAGACATGCTGACTCCGGTACAGCGTGATCTCTTGATCGCCGCGATGGCTCGGAAACGGATGGAATACGGCGTCGCAGGGATCGAGGTGTTTTCGAACAAGATGGAGACTCTCACCAAGGCACTTGATGGCGAAATTCCGTCGGGGGTGTTGGATCTGCCGATCAGTCAGCTGGTCTTACAAGTCATTAACGGCAGGCAAGAGTTTACCTCTGTCCAGGAGGCCCAGACGGGACGGTTGGTGCGCGCCGCCATCCCGGTGGCCTCCGGAAGCCGACGGGGCGAGTTAGAGGGCGTCGTGGTTGTCGAAACCTACGTCCCTGAATCTCTGTTGACCAAGATGGAGGGGATCGGTCGTCAATACACGGCGTACAAACAGATCAAGGCGATGAAAAATCCCATTAAAGCCGGGGCGTATTTTTTTGTTGCCGTTGTGGCGGTGTTGATTCTCTTCAGCGCGACGTGGTTCGGCTTCTATGTGGCACGCGGGATCACCGTTCCGATCCAACGATTGGCGGAAGCAACCGAAGCAGTCGCTCAAGGCGACCTATCGGTGCAGATCGATGCCAAGGCCACCGATGAAATTGGGACGTTGATCGAGTCGTTCAATCGGATGACGCAGGATCTGCAGGGGAGTAAGTCGAAGCTGGAGGAAGCCAACCTGACGCTGCGAAACACCAACGTCGAGCTGGATCGACGCCGCGCCTATATCGAAACGGTTGTGGATACGATTGCTGCCGGTCTGTTGTCGATCGATCGAAACGGAATGATCACCACCTTCAACCCTTCCGCAGAACGAATCTTAGGGTTGGATGCCGACCGCTTCAGAGGACGGTCGGCCAATGAGGTGTTCAAAGAGTTCGGTCTCGACTCGTTCCAGACCGCCTATGATCGTATGCTGGCCGATGAGCGCGACGATTTGGACCTGGAAGGCCAATTGGATCTCCAAGGGAAACTGATCACGATCGGTCTGAAAGGCTCTCGTATGCGGGATGAGGCGAACAAAGACTTAGGGTTTGTGTTGGTCTTTGAGGATCTGACGGAGTTGATTAAAGCCCAGAAAGTTGCGGCCTGGCAGGAGGTGGCGAAGCGGGTTGCTCATGAAATCAAAAACCCACTGACTCCTATTCAACTATCGGCTCAGCGGTTGCGCAAGAAGTTCTTCGAACAATCTCCCGATCTTGACCGGGTGTTCGACGACGCCACTAATGTCATCATCAACGAAGTCGGGAGCCTGAAACAGATGCTGGACGAATTTTCAAAATTCGCTCGCCTCCCTGCTCCGCAAATGACGCGACAATCCTTGCACGACGTGATACGGGAAGTGGCAACCCTCTATCGCGAGGCGCAAAAAGATATCGAGCTGATGGTGGACCTCGACGAAGATCTGCCGTCCATCAATTTCGACCGCGAACAGCTAAGACGTGTGTTCGTCAATCTCTTCGACAACGCGGTCCAAGCCATGAATCAGAAAGGGCGGCTGTGGGTCGGCACGAAGTATGATACGAAACGCCGTCGCGTGGTCGTCACCGTGGCGGATGAGGGGCCCGGCATCGCTCCTGAAGATCAGGAACGGTTGTTTGTGCCGTATTTTACTCGTAAGAAGACGGGAACCGGCTTGGGGCTGGCGATTGTCCGTCGGATTATCACCGATCACGAAGGACAGATCCAGGTGGGAAACAATCACCCGAAGGGAGCCGTGTTTACGTTTGATTTGTCGGTTTAG
- a CDS encoding sigma-54 dependent transcriptional regulator: MSASILVVDDEEAIRTSLRSILEDEGYDVSVAANGVEALKIYGADPPDLMILDIWMPEMDGLETLRRVKEFVPTTQVMMISGHGSIETAVKAIKLGAYDYIEKPLSLENVTLRVKHALEQFRLAQENRSLRTKVQQKFELVGESPAMQRLRELIATAGPTNSRVLIGGENGTGKELVARAIHTHSTRSDHPFVAVNCAAIPETLIESELFGHEKGSFTGATSMKRGQFEQADGGTLFLDEIADMSLNTQAKVLRALQEQQFTRVGGTKLMKVDVRVLAASNKDLEKEIGKGQFREDLYYRLNVVPIVVPPLRERREDIPALVRHFMKTHVEEQGLRMKEVSPEAMAVFQQYEWPGNIRELRNLIERLMIMVPGFVIDAAQATLSLQGRTVGVISTGNQTPNLLLAKSYDSLRDARNAFEKEYISRKLREHHWNISRTAEDLKIERSHLHRKIKLLDVEMRPES; the protein is encoded by the coding sequence ATGTCGGCATCGATTCTAGTGGTGGACGACGAGGAAGCGATTCGCACGTCCCTGCGAAGCATTCTGGAAGATGAAGGGTATGACGTGTCGGTAGCCGCCAATGGGGTTGAGGCGTTGAAAATATATGGAGCTGACCCGCCGGACCTCATGATTCTGGACATCTGGATGCCTGAAATGGATGGGCTGGAGACCCTACGGCGGGTGAAAGAATTTGTGCCTACGACGCAAGTCATGATGATCTCCGGGCATGGATCCATCGAAACGGCCGTCAAAGCCATCAAGCTGGGTGCGTACGACTACATCGAGAAGCCCTTGTCGTTGGAAAATGTTACGCTCCGTGTCAAGCACGCGCTGGAGCAGTTCCGATTGGCGCAAGAGAATCGGTCGCTGCGGACCAAGGTCCAACAAAAGTTCGAGTTGGTTGGAGAGTCTCCGGCCATGCAGCGGCTACGGGAGCTCATTGCAACGGCAGGCCCGACGAACAGTCGGGTGTTGATCGGAGGCGAGAATGGAACAGGGAAGGAATTGGTCGCGCGCGCCATTCATACGCACAGCACCAGATCGGACCATCCGTTCGTGGCCGTCAATTGTGCGGCCATCCCTGAAACATTGATTGAGAGCGAATTGTTCGGTCACGAAAAAGGCTCCTTCACCGGAGCCACATCCATGAAGCGCGGTCAGTTCGAGCAGGCCGATGGAGGGACGCTGTTTCTGGACGAAATCGCCGACATGAGCCTCAATACGCAGGCGAAAGTGTTGCGGGCGTTGCAGGAACAGCAGTTCACGCGAGTCGGCGGGACCAAATTGATGAAGGTTGATGTGCGTGTGCTGGCAGCTTCCAACAAGGACTTGGAAAAAGAAATCGGCAAGGGACAATTTCGAGAGGATCTGTACTATCGTCTCAACGTGGTTCCGATTGTTGTGCCTCCCCTGCGGGAGAGGCGAGAAGATATCCCGGCTCTGGTTCGGCATTTCATGAAGACGCATGTCGAGGAGCAAGGGTTGCGGATGAAGGAAGTCTCGCCGGAGGCGATGGCCGTGTTTCAGCAGTACGAATGGCCCGGGAACATTCGTGAGCTAAGGAATTTGATCGAGCGGCTGATGATCATGGTGCCGGGGTTTGTGATCGATGCCGCACAAGCTACTCTGTCGTTACAAGGACGAACCGTCGGCGTGATCTCGACCGGCAATCAGACGCCTAACTTGCTTCTGGCAAAATCCTACGACTCACTCCGAGATGCCAGAAATGCCTTCGAAAAAGAATACATTAGTCGAAAACTTCGAGAACACCACTGGAATATTTCTAGGACCGCTGAAGATCTCAAGATCGAGCGAAGCCATCTTCACCGGAAGATCAAGTTGCTCGATGTGGAGATGCGACCTGAGAGCTAG